A genomic window from Corvus moneduloides isolate bCorMon1 chromosome 11, bCorMon1.pri, whole genome shotgun sequence includes:
- the CPNE9 gene encoding copine-9 isoform X1, producing the protein MAAPGALEPAAGSVPGTKVELTVSCRNLLDLDTFSKSDPVVVLFVQVSGSSEWKEFGRTEVIDNTLNPDFVRKFVLDYYFEEKQNLRFDVYNVDSKSCSALKQKDFLGQAFVALGEVIGSQRGRLERPLTGVPGKRCGTILLLAEELSNCRDIVTMQLCANKLDKKDFFGKSDPFLVFYRSNEDGTFTICHKTEVVKNTLNPVWQPFTIPVRALCNGDYDRTVKIDVYDWDRDGSHDFIGEFATSYRELSRAQSQFTVYEVLNPRKKCKKKKYVNSGTVTLLSFSVESEFTFVDYIRGGTQLNFTVAIDFTASNGLPSQPTSLHYASPYQLSAYALALKAVGEIIQDYDSDKLFPAYGFGAKVPPDGKISHQFPLNNNVENPSCAGIEGVLESYLQSLRTVQLYGPTNFAPVINQVAGTAAQVTDGSQYHVLLIITDGVISDMLQTKEAIVTASSLPMSIIIVGVGPAEFEAMEELDGDEVRLSSRGRYAERDIVQFVPFRDYVDDSGNQVLSMARLAKDVLAEIPEQLLSYMKTRDIKPHQADPE; encoded by the exons ATGGCGGCTCCGGGAGCGCTGGAGCCGGCGGCCGGCAGCGTGCCGGGCACCAAGGTGGAGCTCACCGTGTCCTGCCG GAACCTGCTGGACCTGGACACCTTCTCCAAGTCCGACCCAG TGGTGGTCCTCTTTGTGCAGGTCTCGGGGAGCAGCGAGTGGAAGGAG TTCGGACGCACCGAGGTGATCGACAACACCCTGAACCCTGACTTTGTCCGCAAGTTTGTCCTCGACTACTACTTCGAGGAGAAGCAAAACCTCCGCTTCGATGT CTACAACGTGGACTCCAAGAGCTGCTCCGCTTTAAAGCAG AAG GACTTCCTGGGGCAGGCATTTGTGGCACTGGGAGAGGTGATTGGGTCCCAGCGGGGACGCCTGGAGAGACCCCTAAC gggtgtcccagggaaGCGGTGTGGGACtatcctgctgctggctgaggagcTTAGCAACTGCCGG gacaTCGTCACAATGCAGTTGTGTGCCAACAAGCTGGACAAGAAGGACTTCTTTGGAAAATCTGACCCTTTCCTCGTCTTCTATCGCAGCAATGAGGATGGCAC CTTTACTATCTGCCATAAGACAGAGGTGGTGAAGAACACACTCAACCCGGTGTGGCAGCCCTTCACCATCCCCGTGCGTGCCCTCTGCAATGGCGACTACGACCG GACGGTGAAGATAGATGTGTACGACTGGGACCGGGATGGGAG CCACGACTTCATTGGGGAATTTGCCACCAGCTACCGGGAGCTCTCTCGCGCACAGAGTCAGTTCACAGTGTATGAG GTGCTGAATCCCAGGAAGAAAtgcaagaagaagaaatatgTGAATTCTGGCACT GTGacacttctctctttctccgTTGAGTCTGAGTTCACCTTCGTTGACTACATACGGGGCGG GACGCAGCTGAATTTCACTGTTGCCATTGACTTCACGGCCTCCAATG GGTTGCCATCACAGCCCACCTCACTGCACTACGCGAGCCCCTACCAGCTGAGCGCCTATGCCCTGGCACTGAAGGCAGTGGGGGAAATCATCCAGGACTACGACAGCGACAAGCTCTTCCCTGCCTACGGCTTTGGTGCCAAAGTCCCACCTGACGGCAAGATCTCCCACCAGTTTCCTCTG AACAACAATGTGGAGaaccccagctgtgctggcattGAAGGCGTGCTGGAGTCCTACCTCCAGAGCCTGCGCACCGTCCAGCTCTACGGTCCTACCAACTTTGCTCCTGTCATCAACCAGGTGGCTGG GACAGCCGCCCAGGTGACCGACGGCTCACAATACCATGTCCTCCTCATCATCACTGACGGTGTCATCTCTGACATGCTGCAGACCAAGGAAGCCATTGTCACT GCTTCCTCCCTGCCCATGTCCATCATCATTGTGGGAGTAGGTCCAGCTGAGTTTGAGG CCATGGAGGAGCTGGACGGTGATGAGGTACGGTTGTCTTCCCGGGGACGGTATGCCGAGAGGGACATTGTACAG TTTGTGCCGTTTCGGGATTACGTGGACGACTCGGGCAACCAGGTGCTGAGCATGGCCCGCCTGGCCAAGGACGTGCTGGCTGAGatccctgagcagctgctctctTACATGAAGACCCGTGACATCAAGCCTCACCAGGCAGATCCCGAGTAG
- the CPNE9 gene encoding copine-9 isoform X2, translating into MAAPGALEPAAGSVPGTKVELTVSCRNLLDLDTFSKSDPVVVLFVQVSGSSEWKEFGRTEVIDNTLNPDFVRKFVLDYYFEEKQNLRFDVYNVDSKSCSALKQKDFLGQAFVALGEVIGSQRGRLERPLTGVPGKRCGTILLLAEELSNCRDIVTMQLCANKLDKKDFFGKSDPFLVFYRSNEDGTFTICHKTEVVKNTLNPVWQPFTIPVRALCNGDYDRTVKIDVYDWDRDGSHDFIGEFATSYRELSRAQSQFTVYEVLNPRKKCKKKKYVNSGTVTLLSFSVESEFTFVDYIRGGTQLNFTVAIDFTASNGLPSQPTSLHYASPYQLSAYALALKAVGEIIQDYDSDKLFPAYGFGAKVPPDGKISHQFPLNNNVENPSCAGIEGVLESYLQSLRTVQLYGPTNFAPVINQVAGTAAQVTDGSQYHVLLIITDGVISDMLQTKEAIVTASSLPMSIIIVGVGPAEFEGLVFPSPVFTPLRLGDTSCHPQPWRSWTVMRYGCLPGDGMPRGTLYSLCRFGITWTTRATRC; encoded by the exons ATGGCGGCTCCGGGAGCGCTGGAGCCGGCGGCCGGCAGCGTGCCGGGCACCAAGGTGGAGCTCACCGTGTCCTGCCG GAACCTGCTGGACCTGGACACCTTCTCCAAGTCCGACCCAG TGGTGGTCCTCTTTGTGCAGGTCTCGGGGAGCAGCGAGTGGAAGGAG TTCGGACGCACCGAGGTGATCGACAACACCCTGAACCCTGACTTTGTCCGCAAGTTTGTCCTCGACTACTACTTCGAGGAGAAGCAAAACCTCCGCTTCGATGT CTACAACGTGGACTCCAAGAGCTGCTCCGCTTTAAAGCAG AAG GACTTCCTGGGGCAGGCATTTGTGGCACTGGGAGAGGTGATTGGGTCCCAGCGGGGACGCCTGGAGAGACCCCTAAC gggtgtcccagggaaGCGGTGTGGGACtatcctgctgctggctgaggagcTTAGCAACTGCCGG gacaTCGTCACAATGCAGTTGTGTGCCAACAAGCTGGACAAGAAGGACTTCTTTGGAAAATCTGACCCTTTCCTCGTCTTCTATCGCAGCAATGAGGATGGCAC CTTTACTATCTGCCATAAGACAGAGGTGGTGAAGAACACACTCAACCCGGTGTGGCAGCCCTTCACCATCCCCGTGCGTGCCCTCTGCAATGGCGACTACGACCG GACGGTGAAGATAGATGTGTACGACTGGGACCGGGATGGGAG CCACGACTTCATTGGGGAATTTGCCACCAGCTACCGGGAGCTCTCTCGCGCACAGAGTCAGTTCACAGTGTATGAG GTGCTGAATCCCAGGAAGAAAtgcaagaagaagaaatatgTGAATTCTGGCACT GTGacacttctctctttctccgTTGAGTCTGAGTTCACCTTCGTTGACTACATACGGGGCGG GACGCAGCTGAATTTCACTGTTGCCATTGACTTCACGGCCTCCAATG GGTTGCCATCACAGCCCACCTCACTGCACTACGCGAGCCCCTACCAGCTGAGCGCCTATGCCCTGGCACTGAAGGCAGTGGGGGAAATCATCCAGGACTACGACAGCGACAAGCTCTTCCCTGCCTACGGCTTTGGTGCCAAAGTCCCACCTGACGGCAAGATCTCCCACCAGTTTCCTCTG AACAACAATGTGGAGaaccccagctgtgctggcattGAAGGCGTGCTGGAGTCCTACCTCCAGAGCCTGCGCACCGTCCAGCTCTACGGTCCTACCAACTTTGCTCCTGTCATCAACCAGGTGGCTGG GACAGCCGCCCAGGTGACCGACGGCTCACAATACCATGTCCTCCTCATCATCACTGACGGTGTCATCTCTGACATGCTGCAGACCAAGGAAGCCATTGTCACT GCTTCCTCCCTGCCCATGTCCATCATCATTGTGGGAGTAGGTCCAGCTGAGTTTGAGG GGCTGGTGTTTCCATCCCCGGTGTTCACCCCACTGAGGCTTGGTGACACCAGCTGTCACCCCCAGCCATGGAGGAGCTGGACGGTGATGAGGTACGGTTGTCTTCCCGGGGACGGTATGCCGAGAGGGACATTGTACAG TTTGTGCCGTTTCGGGATTACGTGGACGACTCGGGCAACCAGGTGCTGA